The proteins below come from a single Fastidiosipila sanguinis genomic window:
- a CDS encoding galactokinase, translated as MSKNILSLENTELVNKLEQLYGKDEATVELNLNKYQHLVDKFEERFELNENEIRFFSAPGRTEIAGNHVDHQLGNVIAASVDLDIVAACQARDDFKIQFISEAYNIVETIDLNDLEPQKQEIGKTPALIRGVAHAFNKRGYKIGGFNCYSTSKVAAGSGISSSAAFEILIATIFNYMYNEGKISPIEQATASQFAENVFFDKPSGLLDQTACAFGEVIAIDFSDKENPHVKQIDLDLADFGYEMVITKTDKGHSNLTHEYASIPNDMQAIAKHFSKTYLSEVNPEEFFQVVPELSQKFPQRAVLRAIHFFTEEERTAEQLKALQDKNFKRFLELVNESAHSSEVQLQNVLIPGNHEEQEAALALALSRKFFKDNNIEGACRIHGGGFGGTIQAYVPIEAVEDYVNTIEASFGKDACMIIHIRPVGGIEL; from the coding sequence ATGAGTAAAAATATTCTTTCATTGGAAAATACAGAACTAGTTAATAAATTGGAACAGCTTTATGGAAAAGATGAAGCTACAGTCGAGCTCAATTTGAATAAATATCAACATCTAGTTGATAAATTTGAAGAGCGTTTCGAACTTAATGAAAATGAGATTCGTTTTTTCTCTGCACCTGGAAGAACTGAGATTGCTGGTAACCATGTTGATCACCAATTGGGCAATGTTATTGCCGCTTCTGTTGATCTTGATATTGTTGCAGCATGTCAAGCAAGAGATGACTTCAAAATTCAATTTATTTCTGAAGCTTACAACATAGTTGAAACTATTGATTTAAATGACTTAGAACCACAAAAACAAGAAATTGGCAAAACTCCTGCTTTAATTCGTGGTGTTGCCCATGCATTTAATAAAAGAGGTTATAAAATCGGTGGTTTCAATTGCTATTCAACTAGTAAGGTTGCTGCTGGGTCAGGAATATCATCCTCTGCAGCGTTTGAGATACTTATCGCAACAATTTTTAACTACATGTATAACGAGGGTAAAATTAGTCCTATTGAACAAGCAACTGCTAGCCAATTTGCTGAGAATGTTTTCTTTGATAAACCTAGTGGTCTATTAGATCAAACAGCTTGCGCATTTGGCGAAGTCATAGCTATTGACTTTTCTGACAAAGAAAACCCACATGTTAAACAAATTGATTTAGATCTTGCTGATTTCGGTTACGAGATGGTAATTACAAAGACTGATAAAGGTCACTCTAACCTAACTCACGAATACGCAAGCATTCCTAACGATATGCAAGCAATTGCTAAGCACTTTTCAAAAACATATCTTTCTGAAGTTAATCCAGAAGAATTTTTCCAAGTAGTCCCAGAACTAAGCCAAAAGTTCCCTCAACGAGCTGTTTTACGTGCTATCCACTTCTTTACCGAGGAAGAAAGAACTGCTGAGCAATTAAAAGCTTTACAAGACAAAAATTTCAAACGCTTCTTAGAACTAGTAAATGAATCTGCTCATAGCTCTGAAGTTCAATTACAAAATGTATTAATCCCTGGAAACCATGAAGAGCAAGAAGCTGCTTTAGCTTTAGCATTAAGTAGAAAATTCTTTAAAGACAATAATATAGAAGGTGCTTGTAGAATACATGGTGGTGGTTTCGGTGGAACAATTCAAGCTTATGTACCAATTGAAGCAGTTGAAGACTATGTAAATACAATAGAAGCTAGCTTTGGCAAAGACGCTTGTATGATTATCCACATCCGTCCTGTAGGTGGTATCGAACTATAA
- a CDS encoding nucleoside deaminase, translating into MTGFHDRDEYFMSLALEAAEKAYAESEIPIGCVLVKSGEVIATAYNKREQNQNTLAHAELLAIDSACKLFNSWRLDDVDCYVTLEPCHMCLSALQQARVCRIIYGAPSPKTGAIESIDNFFSNKNLNHYPEIKSGILAEKASNLLQNFFNKRREENKSLDKSLGGRSKRVRLRTDSQDIRDEENQSL; encoded by the coding sequence ATGACTGGATTTCATGACAGAGATGAATATTTCATGTCCTTAGCCTTAGAGGCTGCAGAAAAAGCTTATGCAGAATCTGAAATTCCAATTGGATGTGTGCTGGTTAAATCAGGCGAAGTTATTGCCACAGCTTACAACAAACGTGAACAAAATCAAAATACGCTTGCACATGCTGAGCTATTAGCAATAGACTCAGCTTGCAAGCTTTTTAATTCTTGGCGTCTTGACGATGTCGATTGTTATGTAACTCTAGAGCCTTGTCACATGTGCCTTTCTGCTCTCCAACAAGCTAGAGTATGTAGAATAATTTATGGAGCACCTTCACCCAAAACAGGTGCTATTGAATCTATAGATAATTTTTTCTCTAATAAAAATCTTAATCATTATCCTGAGATTAAGTCTGGAATTCTTGCAGAAAAAGCTAGTAACTTGTTGCAAAACTTTTTCAACAAGCGCAGAGAGGAGAATAAATCTTTAGATAAATCACTCGGCGGACGAAGTAAAAGGGTTAGATTAAGAACTGATTCTCAAGATATACGTGATGAGGAAAATCAAAGTCTTTAA
- a CDS encoding UvrD-helicase domain-containing protein translates to MKENLNTKSNNFAPSPEQQEIIAAKAGNILVSAAAGSGKTGVMTERISQRVLSGELDLRKVLVLTFTNAASHNMSNKISEKLSKLATNAKNKGEITLQENLETQVSYLPAAHIETIHSFCLSLLKLFPEEVRNSENESILAPNFITADEQLTRDLLDEAVSNVFNGFYVELEELQTLNKSQEQLDIALMLLAAYSSGKDDEELRKLVLSVFNYLRSLPDYKKQLAQALEEVKLNARNFENSPHINYLFDELELRVKAAALAIPDLERRLNGVSLEFAGKTAKTSHEDYAETFRLLFEITTEINSLIDQRGDIDPGEIWDEIFELKSKLSFIKPRKSPWKEEERLGLDGSEDISLYDKEVQKIAKAEIKNDFIDILVAEFSDLLYYLGVEGTKSLGSSCKFSAKVVWSKTIAEINSEQERMLGILELFFDLVLKVDEEYQRLKIKRNVVDFSDYEHYALQIVRSEVGRDYCQKQFKEVYIDEYQDTSSLEEAILQEIAPNNTFMVGDVKQSIYRFRNARPEIFLEKAKKFQADDSGSYFQLSKNFRSQEGILAGINSVFSKIMTPEFTNIDYQNGHQMNYFELNNKFDNRIEIMLDCRTEDDISYHLPNGNLSGVLQEISKVRLNPYQARLWAESEKEEKNAFHIVAEIIRLHREEGVEFKDIAVLSRGNSKADYMAKLLLQVGVPSNRYPSLSIKDDFILQNQVALLQCLDNAQTDIPLATLMLSYLINETFTETELLQVRIFQKEIHQRGNFKAAIQLLADVSLNENHEFYQLQSKIKRFLDALNKWRMRSVEVSVSTLLQEIWNSNNYLEKAAKYDGELAVISLEEFLKKIEELEKNEYKSLREIVLALENEVENDLKPSSENNMSADAVNVLTFHKSKGLEFDYVFLYDLDKSLNNMDQQDKIFMSEELGIAYNIAEYSNYGVRTFPSHLRLAMEENEQRRFLTEEICLFYVAMSRAKEKLYLCANFDLTNDYLKLNTLLNLIEAERENAEQDKGNGYLPNYMLSTLKSYQEMLLLSMSLNDNQAIQQLLEFYKNQAEENENIDYSLELEDRNFLIRLYNNKDILEKDWKIILEYWLDDSSDNKQSDEIYSDDLEYDYKDFYEFNPRASFKPLPKVSVSEIKRKSMQVENLDGEASELEIKKNINLDLIELEDIDEKQLSSTDIGTAIHVVMNYLDLNKLRVAEDINLAIAEELDKLQEFNFISIAEREVLNDFKSEFIAFAKSEIAEEVLNAGNKVYRELPFTFKYEDENKELSLVQGIIDLWYYTEAGAVLLDYKSDYLPNNRQEARQILLDRYSVQMKIYASALEMSLKEKVNKVVIWSIRLAEEFEFTREELGI, encoded by the coding sequence ATGAAAGAGAATTTAAATACTAAATCAAATAATTTTGCACCAAGCCCTGAGCAACAAGAGATAATTGCTGCAAAAGCAGGTAATATATTAGTTTCAGCAGCAGCCGGTTCAGGAAAAACTGGAGTTATGACTGAGAGAATTAGCCAAAGAGTTCTAAGTGGTGAGCTTGATCTAAGAAAGGTTCTTGTACTGACCTTTACAAATGCTGCTAGTCATAATATGTCGAATAAGATTTCGGAAAAATTAAGTAAACTAGCCACCAACGCAAAGAATAAAGGGGAAATTACTTTACAAGAGAACTTAGAAACTCAGGTTTCATATTTACCAGCTGCTCACATAGAGACTATACACTCATTTTGCTTATCACTACTTAAACTTTTTCCAGAAGAAGTTAGGAATAGTGAAAATGAGTCTATATTGGCGCCTAACTTTATAACAGCTGACGAGCAACTAACAAGAGATTTATTAGATGAAGCTGTTTCTAATGTTTTTAATGGTTTTTACGTAGAGTTAGAAGAATTACAAACTCTAAATAAATCCCAAGAACAATTAGATATCGCTCTGATGTTACTTGCAGCCTATTCATCAGGAAAAGATGATGAAGAATTGCGTAAACTTGTCTTGTCTGTTTTTAATTATTTGAGAAGCCTACCAGATTACAAAAAGCAACTTGCACAAGCATTAGAAGAAGTAAAACTTAATGCTAGAAATTTTGAAAATAGTCCACATATAAACTATTTATTTGATGAGCTAGAGTTGCGTGTAAAAGCTGCAGCTTTAGCGATTCCGGATTTAGAGAGACGTCTAAATGGAGTAAGTTTAGAGTTCGCAGGAAAAACTGCAAAAACATCTCATGAAGACTATGCAGAAACGTTTCGCTTATTGTTCGAAATTACTACAGAGATTAACTCATTAATTGATCAAAGAGGAGATATAGATCCAGGTGAGATATGGGATGAAATCTTTGAACTTAAATCTAAACTTAGCTTTATTAAACCACGCAAAAGTCCTTGGAAAGAGGAAGAAAGACTCGGGCTTGATGGTAGTGAAGATATTTCTTTGTATGATAAAGAAGTGCAAAAGATTGCCAAGGCTGAAATTAAAAATGACTTTATAGATATTTTAGTAGCAGAATTTAGTGACTTGCTTTATTACCTTGGAGTAGAAGGGACAAAATCTTTAGGAAGTTCATGTAAGTTTAGTGCCAAAGTAGTTTGGTCAAAAACTATAGCTGAAATTAATTCAGAACAAGAAAGAATGCTTGGGATATTAGAGCTTTTCTTTGATTTGGTACTTAAAGTAGATGAAGAATATCAAAGATTAAAAATAAAAAGAAATGTTGTAGATTTTTCGGATTATGAACATTACGCTTTGCAAATTGTTAGAAGTGAAGTTGGAAGAGACTACTGCCAAAAGCAATTTAAAGAAGTTTATATAGATGAATATCAAGATACAAGTTCTTTGGAAGAAGCAATATTACAAGAAATTGCACCAAACAATACATTTATGGTTGGTGATGTTAAGCAAAGTATTTATAGATTTAGAAATGCTAGACCAGAAATCTTCTTGGAAAAAGCTAAAAAATTTCAAGCAGACGATAGTGGTTCCTATTTCCAATTGAGTAAAAACTTTAGAAGTCAGGAAGGTATTTTAGCTGGAATAAACTCAGTTTTTAGCAAGATAATGACTCCTGAATTCACCAATATTGATTATCAGAATGGCCATCAGATGAATTATTTTGAATTAAATAATAAGTTTGATAATAGGATAGAAATTATGCTGGATTGTAGAACAGAGGATGACATAAGCTATCATCTTCCTAATGGTAATTTATCCGGTGTATTGCAAGAAATAAGTAAGGTCAGACTTAATCCTTATCAAGCAAGATTATGGGCAGAAAGTGAAAAAGAAGAGAAAAATGCTTTCCATATTGTTGCAGAAATTATCAGATTACATAGAGAAGAAGGAGTAGAGTTCAAGGATATAGCTGTATTAAGCAGAGGTAATAGTAAAGCTGACTATATGGCTAAGCTATTACTGCAAGTCGGTGTGCCAAGTAATAGATATCCATCTTTATCAATAAAAGATGATTTTATACTACAAAATCAAGTCGCATTGTTGCAGTGTTTAGATAATGCTCAAACAGATATACCTTTAGCGACCCTGATGCTTAGTTACTTGATTAATGAAACCTTTACAGAGACTGAACTACTACAAGTCAGAATTTTTCAGAAGGAAATACATCAGCGAGGTAATTTTAAGGCAGCAATTCAATTATTAGCGGACGTTAGTTTAAATGAGAATCATGAGTTTTATCAATTACAGAGTAAGATTAAGAGGTTCTTAGATGCGCTAAATAAATGGCGTATGCGAAGTGTTGAGGTATCTGTCAGTACTTTACTACAAGAGATTTGGAATAGTAATAATTATTTAGAGAAGGCTGCAAAATATGACGGTGAGCTGGCAGTTATAAGTTTAGAGGAGTTTTTGAAAAAAATAGAGGAACTGGAGAAAAATGAATACAAGAGTCTTCGTGAGATTGTTTTAGCTCTAGAAAATGAAGTAGAGAATGACCTCAAACCAAGTAGTGAAAATAATATGTCAGCAGATGCTGTAAATGTATTGACTTTCCACAAATCTAAAGGACTTGAGTTTGATTATGTGTTTTTGTATGACCTTGATAAGTCGCTTAATAATATGGATCAACAAGATAAAATTTTCATGAGTGAGGAGCTCGGTATTGCATATAACATAGCTGAGTATAGTAATTATGGAGTGCGAACATTTCCAAGTCATTTACGCTTGGCTATGGAAGAGAATGAACAACGTAGATTTTTAACAGAAGAGATATGTTTATTCTATGTAGCTATGAGTAGGGCAAAAGAAAAACTATATCTTTGCGCAAATTTTGATTTAACTAACGACTATTTGAAACTAAATACATTGCTTAATTTAATTGAAGCTGAGAGAGAGAATGCTGAGCAGGATAAGGGAAATGGATATTTGCCTAATTACATGTTGAGTACTCTTAAATCCTATCAGGAGATGTTACTACTGAGCATGAGTCTAAATGACAATCAGGCAATACAACAACTACTTGAGTTTTATAAAAATCAAGCTGAAGAAAATGAAAATATAGATTATTCACTTGAGCTTGAGGATAGGAATTTTCTAATCCGCCTATATAACAATAAAGATATTCTTGAAAAAGATTGGAAAATTATTTTGGAATATTGGTTAGATGATAGTAGTGATAATAAACAGAGCGATGAAATTTATTCTGATGATTTGGAGTATGACTATAAAGATTTTTATGAATTTAATCCTAGAGCTAGTTTCAAGCCATTACCTAAGGTATCTGTTAGTGAAATTAAGAGAAAATCCATGCAAGTTGAAAATTTGGACGGCGAAGCGAGTGAATTAGAAATTAAGAAAAATATAAATTTAGATCTAATAGAGCTCGAAGATATCGATGAGAAACAATTAAGTTCAACTGATATAGGAACAGCTATTCATGTTGTGATGAATTATTTGGACTTGAATAAGTTGCGAGTTGCAGAGGATATTAATCTGGCAATAGCGGAGGAGCTTGATAAATTACAAGAGTTTAATTTTATTAGTATAGCTGAAAGAGAAGTTCTTAATGATTTCAAGAGTGAATTTATAGCTTTTGCTAAGTCCGAAATTGCTGAAGAGGTTCTGAATGCGGGAAATAAAGTTTATCGAGAATTGCCATTTACGTTCAAGTATGAGGATGAGAATAAAGAGTTGAGTTTAGTCCAAGGTATTATAGATCTTTGGTACTATACAGAGGCTGGTGCGGTTTTATTGGATTATAAATCTGATTATTTGCCAAATAATAGACAAGAGGCTCGTCAGATTTTGCTAGATAGATATTCAGTGCAAATGAAAATTTATGCCTCAGCTTTAGAAATGAGTTTAAAAGAAAAGGTTAATAAAGTTGTGATATGGTCAATTAGATTGGCTGAGGAGTTTGAGTTTACGAGGGAAGAGTTAGGGATATAG
- a CDS encoding PD-(D/E)XK nuclease family protein, protein MQIVYSKNRRDLAKYMRADIWKHHKNEAFSRGFLIVPETLKANMERSYFSEDTERSLMLEEILSFRRFALRIAELAGGAGYNVVNPALELHLLAQSIQDLEDELQEYASLKNKPNYLSRVIDTIGDLWRYQIKASEIQEISLATAENGDLNLSKKLHDLGLIMESFGEKLKLENFMPGDLLIDSLDENLKILLEKLEAVNYNYKDLEFPWTQYEFLQETTIWIHGFGISRSFTPQEFSILNSLDKLVKEVIISAEADLVPEDQTQIEAGKRQFIAGRQLIFSLINNYANVKVLELEDQENSQEFEFHAFDKEQNESRFIAGKIKELLFTERDLRPEKIGIALASNEQTLNMKLALDELDIPFYAADVDNVEYKHLSNFLTALIELIKYPDNIENVIKYIKQPYAGLTPDEQDELIEFYRSRGFRGFDAFDASKYSKSFNPGILEFSELSSDEEAEDDNARDIAADNDLESAKDEGQERLEVFELAQRALQNPKSLLGEFYHAQTLREYSQQILEFLRSINLANKVSEKVDSLEAAELSNEAEVEVKVWNSLIKTLSDFMKINSEAELSVEEFIFYLELSLIESNKNRIPANGNQVILGSFKQLANEDLDVVFMVSADSGNIPQRSRKNSLLNPVDRLKINPYLEEPLPELDEQLLNVNISDFYALLNFPSKIIISYTGGKGEEASILSNFRESLGEKLIEHDEPDSLGDLSLSLPERAFTKLKLMNNATGFAGSEKTIVEALKAYINDNHQELNEIWDADNYGREMKKGGSLNISTDLVSRALGKNPLWSISRLEKYMKNPFAFFVEYLLQLKAKNYYKPESSGFGTLVHKVMEISQRAWQKVLENSLDEISRDLSLEKILKQTDDELIARYLLEAAFEDESLKLYFMPGDAYVARFKAQLSSLQGSIAQIRELIENDINWEPKYSEWSFGKAEKTFSVELSNGENLFIRGFVDRVDVNQVDQQFRIIDYKTGDKKVSYPNLYYGFDLQLPIYLAAYESLNEPYIAADAGYAIVQNFKKNYSDQALVSIDEFIKEYISKFKLRSLDLEEEILHKLMDHSLEKVREIAEKINSGNFSSAPKTSDKYQDPSRFCDYRAMAQLDRGFIRTEILPKLDEIVKTYDPEIVETFGSRHILSKNSFIYLVENFDDGNFSDK, encoded by the coding sequence TTGCAGATTGTATATTCTAAAAACAGAAGAGATTTAGCTAAGTATATGAGAGCTGACATTTGGAAGCATCATAAAAATGAAGCTTTTAGTAGAGGATTTCTGATAGTGCCAGAAACTCTCAAGGCTAATATGGAGAGGTCTTATTTCTCAGAAGATACTGAACGTAGCTTGATGCTAGAGGAAATTTTAAGTTTTAGAAGATTTGCTTTGAGAATAGCAGAATTAGCTGGTGGTGCTGGTTATAATGTTGTTAATCCGGCCCTAGAACTACACCTACTTGCACAATCTATTCAAGATCTAGAGGATGAACTCCAAGAATATGCAAGCCTGAAAAATAAACCTAATTACTTAAGTAGAGTAATAGATACTATAGGAGATCTTTGGCGCTACCAAATTAAGGCAAGTGAAATTCAAGAGATTTCTCTGGCTACTGCTGAGAATGGCGACTTAAACTTATCGAAAAAGTTACATGACTTAGGATTGATTATGGAAAGTTTTGGAGAGAAGTTGAAGTTAGAAAACTTTATGCCTGGAGACTTACTCATTGACAGTCTTGATGAGAATTTAAAAATCCTTTTGGAAAAGTTGGAAGCCGTTAATTATAACTATAAAGATTTGGAATTTCCTTGGACACAATATGAATTTTTGCAAGAGACAACTATTTGGATACATGGTTTTGGTATCAGTAGAAGTTTTACTCCACAAGAATTTTCCATACTTAACTCTTTAGATAAATTAGTTAAAGAAGTTATTATTTCTGCAGAAGCTGATCTTGTACCCGAAGATCAAACACAAATAGAAGCTGGTAAGAGACAATTTATTGCCGGTAGACAATTGATTTTTAGTTTAATCAATAATTACGCTAATGTTAAAGTTTTAGAACTTGAAGATCAGGAAAATTCACAAGAATTTGAGTTCCATGCTTTTGATAAAGAGCAAAATGAATCACGTTTTATTGCAGGCAAAATTAAGGAACTATTATTTACAGAGAGGGATTTAAGACCAGAAAAAATAGGTATAGCTTTAGCTAGTAATGAGCAAACTCTTAACATGAAGTTAGCCTTGGATGAATTAGATATTCCTTTCTATGCTGCAGATGTTGATAATGTTGAATATAAGCATTTGAGTAATTTCCTGACGGCTTTGATTGAGCTGATTAAATACCCTGATAATATTGAAAATGTAATTAAATATATTAAGCAGCCATATGCAGGCTTAACTCCTGATGAGCAAGACGAGCTAATAGAGTTTTATAGATCAAGAGGATTTAGAGGTTTTGATGCTTTTGACGCTAGTAAATATAGTAAGAGCTTTAATCCTGGTATTTTAGAGTTTTCTGAATTATCCAGTGATGAGGAAGCAGAAGATGATAATGCTAGGGATATAGCTGCTGACAATGACCTTGAATCAGCCAAGGACGAGGGCCAGGAGAGACTGGAAGTATTTGAACTAGCCCAAAGAGCTTTGCAGAATCCTAAGTCGTTACTTGGAGAGTTTTATCATGCTCAAACATTGAGAGAATATAGTCAGCAGATATTAGAATTTTTACGTTCTATTAACTTGGCCAATAAAGTGAGTGAAAAAGTAGATAGTTTAGAAGCAGCTGAGCTTAGCAATGAAGCGGAGGTTGAGGTTAAAGTTTGGAATAGTTTGATTAAAACTTTATCCGATTTTATGAAAATTAACTCTGAGGCAGAGCTTAGTGTGGAAGAATTTATCTTTTACTTGGAACTCAGTTTGATTGAGAGCAACAAAAATAGGATCCCAGCTAATGGCAATCAAGTTATTCTTGGTAGTTTTAAACAGCTAGCAAATGAGGATTTAGATGTTGTTTTTATGGTATCTGCAGATAGTGGTAATATTCCTCAGAGAAGCAGAAAGAATTCTCTTTTGAATCCAGTTGATAGGTTAAAAATTAATCCTTACTTAGAAGAACCTTTACCAGAGTTAGATGAACAGCTACTGAATGTTAATATTTCAGACTTTTACGCTCTTTTAAATTTTCCGAGCAAAATTATAATTTCTTATACTGGTGGAAAAGGCGAGGAAGCTAGTATATTGAGTAATTTTAGGGAATCTCTTGGTGAAAAGTTGATAGAGCATGATGAGCCTGATAGTTTAGGAGATTTAAGCTTGTCTTTGCCAGAGCGTGCATTTACTAAACTTAAATTAATGAATAATGCCACAGGTTTTGCAGGATCTGAAAAAACTATAGTTGAAGCTCTTAAAGCTTACATAAATGATAATCATCAAGAACTGAATGAGATCTGGGATGCTGATAATTATGGTAGAGAGATGAAAAAAGGCGGAAGCTTAAATATTAGTACTGATCTAGTTAGTAGAGCTCTTGGCAAAAATCCACTTTGGTCTATCTCAAGACTTGAAAAGTATATGAAGAATCCATTTGCGTTTTTCGTAGAGTACCTTCTTCAATTGAAAGCAAAAAATTACTATAAACCAGAAAGTTCAGGCTTTGGGACCTTGGTGCACAAGGTAATGGAAATTAGTCAGAGAGCCTGGCAAAAAGTCTTGGAAAATTCTCTTGATGAGATCAGTAGAGATTTAAGTTTGGAAAAAATTTTAAAACAAACTGATGACGAGTTAATTGCCAGATACTTGCTTGAGGCTGCATTTGAAGATGAGAGCTTGAAACTTTATTTCATGCCTGGTGATGCATATGTAGCTAGATTTAAAGCTCAATTATCTTCTCTCCAGGGCTCAATAGCACAGATTAGAGAGTTAATTGAAAATGATATTAATTGGGAGCCTAAATATAGTGAGTGGAGTTTTGGCAAAGCTGAGAAAACTTTTTCTGTAGAGTTAAGTAATGGCGAAAATCTGTTTATTAGAGGATTTGTAGATAGAGTTGATGTTAATCAAGTAGATCAACAGTTTAGAATCATTGACTACAAAACTGGAGATAAGAAAGTCTCTTATCCGAATTTATACTACGGCTTTGACCTGCAATTACCGATATATTTAGCCGCCTATGAGAGCTTGAATGAACCATATATTGCAGCTGATGCAGGGTACGCAATTGTACAAAACTTCAAGAAAAACTATTCAGATCAAGCTCTTGTTTCTATAGATGAATTTATCAAGGAATATATTTCTAAGTTTAAACTGAGAAGTTTAGATTTAGAAGAAGAAATATTGCATAAGTTGATGGACCATAGTTTAGAGAAAGTTCGAGAAATCGCCGAGAAGATAAATTCAGGAAACTTTTCTTCGGCACCTAAGACTAGTGATAAATATCAAGACCCAAGTAGATTTTGTGATTATAGAGCTATGGCACAATTGGATAGAGGTTTTATAAGGACAGAAATCTTGCCAAAACTTGATGAAATTGTAAAAACCTATGACCCTGAAATTGTTGAAACATTTGGTAGTAGGCATATTTTGAGTAAAAATAGTTTTATTTATTTAGTGGAAAATTTTGATGATGGGAATTTTAGTGATAAATAA
- a CDS encoding lysophospholipid acyltransferase family protein has protein sequence MQNDNNVTETKTKQDSEIKIQTTNAEIDALPEPTERNWAGKFGYHLGSLLIKSITKFEVRGAENLPKDAPYIIAPNHETYVDGLIAAMGLPKDHFDKFCSLAAKELGESRGWFGKLIMRVGRGIPIDRGGSARQSLMVCIKELKNDNILLIHPEGTRTADGKLGIIKGGTSFIASKADVPIVPAFIDGGYEIFSRHMKWPRPFKGFMKRKRLILTYGKPIYPSDYANSKEMNQALSDWLHYMYNNKEIPREYEHENLEYMQKLAARQKRREQRRTAADSEMGNAEDQRTSL, from the coding sequence ATGCAAAATGATAATAATGTAACTGAAACTAAAACAAAACAAGATTCAGAAATTAAAATTCAAACTACTAATGCTGAGATTGATGCTCTTCCTGAACCCACCGAAAGAAACTGGGCAGGAAAATTCGGATATCACTTAGGTAGTCTATTGATTAAATCTATTACTAAATTCGAAGTGCGCGGTGCAGAAAATCTTCCTAAAGATGCACCTTATATTATTGCTCCTAACCATGAAACATATGTAGATGGGCTGATCGCTGCTATGGGCCTACCAAAGGATCACTTCGATAAATTCTGCTCACTCGCAGCTAAAGAATTAGGCGAATCAAGAGGTTGGTTTGGTAAATTAATTATGCGTGTTGGTCGTGGTATTCCTATCGATCGTGGTGGTAGTGCTAGGCAATCTTTAATGGTCTGTATTAAAGAGCTAAAGAATGACAATATTTTATTAATCCATCCTGAAGGTACTAGAACCGCAGACGGTAAATTAGGAATCATTAAAGGTGGTACTTCTTTTATTGCTAGTAAAGCTGATGTTCCTATAGTTCCAGCATTTATAGATGGTGGTTATGAGATATTTAGTCGCCATATGAAGTGGCCTCGTCCTTTCAAAGGATTCATGAAGAGAAAACGTTTAATCTTAACTTACGGTAAACCAATTTATCCTAGTGATTACGCTAACTCAAAAGAAATGAACCAAGCCCTCTCCGACTGGTTGCACTACATGTACAACAATAAAGAAATTCCTAGAGAATACGAGCATGAAAACCTAGAGTACATGCAGAAATTAGCTGCTAGACAAAAACGCCGTGAACAACGTCGTACAGCAGCAGACTCAGAGATGGGCAATGCAGAAGACCAAAGAACTTCCCTTTAA
- a CDS encoding acyl carrier protein, whose amino-acid sequence MKNKTNKTDSDFSFADIIDIVKKSIAKVSHLKYDDISLEDNLTEKLELDSLSLIELVVDLESFFDLRIAEEDLDDVQTVEDACELIESKLRN is encoded by the coding sequence ATGAAGAATAAGACGAATAAGACAGACTCAGATTTTTCTTTTGCAGATATTATTGATATAGTAAAAAAATCTATTGCTAAAGTAAGTCACTTAAAATATGACGATATTTCTTTGGAAGATAATTTAACTGAAAAACTTGAACTAGATTCATTAAGCTTGATTGAACTGGTTGTAGATTTAGAATCCTTTTTTGATTTGAGAATAGCTGAAGAAGATTTGGATGATGTTCAAACAGTTGAGGATGCCTGTGAATTAATTGAGTCGAAGTTGAGAAATTGA